A segment of the Zalophus californianus isolate mZalCal1 chromosome 3, mZalCal1.pri.v2, whole genome shotgun sequence genome:
GGTCTTGACCCAGTGGTTCTTAACAAGAGAGGAACAGGGAGACATCTTGTGTTTGAAAAAGATGATGCTGGTAGGCCTCCAGTTTCTGAGAACGGCTACTCCAAAACATGCTCACTTTTAACTACTAGTTAGCCAAACATTGCACAAGTTCTACTTCGAATTGAAACCATCTTCATTAATGAAGGTGAGACACTTATAGACTGCTCTGATGAAAACTAGATGGAGAATAAAGGTGATTTGCATTACCAAACAATTCAGACTCTGGAATCTGTAAAGTTCCCTAGACATAGGCTTCATTTAGATATAGCCTTGAaactaatgaaaacattttttggaGATCTATAAAGCCAGAATGccaatttattaaattatagtgATGTCTATAACTTACACAGATTGGAACAGTCATACTGGCACGAGTAGGGAACTTTTTCCTTCCTGTGGGCAGCTGGcttctcttttaactttttaattatgaacaaaattaaacatacagaaCAGTTGTAAGGCTCAGTAACCAAACATCCGTGTAACCATAACATAGATTCAGCAGATGTTGCCATGCTGCACACGTATTTTCTGCCAAACCCTGTCTGAGCAAGTGGCAGTTGTCATGGTCCTCTGCCCTAAATACTTCAGAGTCCCCTCCCAGTGATGGCATTTTCCCACCTAAGACAATTCGCAGTATTTCTCAGAAAGCACCCGCTCCATCAGGAATCTCGTCGTTATTCAGCTTGTCCCCTGTATCTCAACATCTTTGTAGTTGCTTTTTTCAAACACAttgcattttataattatgtCTCCTCTGTCTTTTTATTCAAGAATAAAccccttctctttttaattcctcctaacactttttttttttttttttgacatcaaGCCACTTGGCTTGTCTCACAGTCCGTATTTGTCAGATTGTTTCCTTGTGGTGGTGCCTGATTTGTTCCCGAGTCTGGCCCTTGAATTCCCTGGAGACTGGGAACCCGGTCTAGAGGCCGGACCAGGTTCTGGTTAAACCTTTTCTGGCAGGACTGTTTCACAGAAGGCACCGCACCCAGGCCATGGCACAGGAGGAGGTATGCGCTAGGATGTCGGGTTGTCCCATCGCTGGAATACTGAGTCTGACCTTAGGTTAAAGAGGGTGACAGCCAAAGTGTGTTTTTCCCATTTCAGTTTGCAAGTCATCTTTGAGTCACCCTTTGGCACCATATGAATACCTTGTTTCCTCATTAGCTTTTTACCTAATGGTTTTTGCATCCACCCTTGCCTGGATCTGTGATTTGATTGAAGGTGGCAAAATGGTGATTTCTAAATTacttttcttctccatttattaGCTGGCATTCTCCTCTAACGAAGAGCTTTTCTTCACCACCTGGGGATGATTGCTGATTACAGTTCTTCCTAAAAAGGTAGGATGAATGCTTAGTCCTTTTTCTTTACCAATTTTCACAGTAAGAAGTCTGGGTAAGAGTCACATGCAGTTCTGGcaaatgatctttcttttttatagatttttgcaTATTCCATGTGTTAAAACAACTTTCAGCCATTGTTCTTTAATGTTGAAATTACCTCACATTTGGCCAGTGGGAGTCTGTCCATGCTCCCAACCTGTGAATGAAATGTAAACAAGCAAAATCATAATAACATGGGGGAAATCAGAAAACTAGGTATTTGATAATATAAAGGAATGATTGTTAGTTAGGGTAATGTTATTATGgtcattaaaaagacaaaagaggccTCACCTCTGAGAGATGACTTACTGAGGTATTTGCTGGCAAGATAGGATTTACCTTGAAATAGTTCATGGGCGGCTGGGGGTGTAGGAGAGTAGTTGAAGCAGAGAGGAGGCAGGTTTGGCTACGTGCTATTAAGAAGCTGCGTGATGGGTGCTTAGGGCTTTATTATACTATTCTTCCTATACGTGTTTGAAACTTTTCCTAAGAAAAAGCtttttagaggtgcctgggtggctcagttggttaagcatctgccttcggcacaggtcatgatcccagggtcctgggattgagcctcgcctctggctccctgctcagcagggaatctgcttctccctctgcctctgcccctctccccacgcCCCCCCATCCCGCTTTCACTCGCAtgccctctctctaataaataaaatctttttttaaaaagctttttaattatTACAATTTAAGTTGGTATTTGCAATTCAAATTTAGTAATCTCACAGCCTTTTTCTTaacattgtatttatattttagctATGAAAAgcttattttgaagaaatatgtatatgttCAGCCTTGCTGACATAAAGCCAAAATTTAGCTAGTATTGGAGCTTAATTGCTCTATAagtcaagaaaatttaaaacttttgaaaatttatttttattttttttaagactatttatttatttgagagagagagagagcacaagcagggggagccgcagagggagagggagaagcagactccccaccgagcagggagcctgatgcggggctcgatcccagacccctgaggtcatgacctgagtcgaaggcagacgcttaactggctgagccacccaggtgccccaaaaaactttttaaaatttaaataatggtacagaacttaaaaatacagTTACAGTATTTTTCTACTCTTTACCTTTTCCTGGAAAGTGTTTttaaagctttaagaaaaaattctacATAGTTTTTCtgaaatagtctttattttataaataaatatattttatttactgtatGAAAAATACTTCTTCCATGTAAAAGATTGGGCAAAAAATGATCATTAGGAaggataggggaaaaaaatcacttgtgtCCTCGACTACAAACAACCAGGGTTTTCataaatttcttttcatctttttcctatGCCTAGTCTATTCATAtgcttacttgtttttaaaaatcctacattttgaaaaaaaaaatcctacattttgaaatattttctgttttaatgtgtTGAGGATTCACTACCCAGGACGCAGCCAGCTTTCATCCATTATTGTCAGTGCCATCCTAACTCATAGTGAAATTTGGTGCTGTGGCTATTTTTCTgatgataaatggaaaaaagtcttCTCTGGTCTCCTCaggctttcttgctttcttggtCTGGGGGCTTCCTCCACCAACAAATATCTGACTTCTTTTGTTAAACATCTTCTGAGCTATTAAAATCCAGTCTGCTCCGATTCTAGAGCCTTTGCCACATCTGCAGCTGGAGTCCCAACCAGGTAGCAACTGTAAGTGAGTTCATCTCCTTCGCTGTGGGCGGAACATCTGGCCATAGATCTCACTAAGGTCAGTGGGCAGTTGAAGGGCCAGCCAGAATGTGAAGAGCGTGGGTAACCAGTGTCTGTGTGTATTGCTAGGCAATGACACATCTGAGGACCCGGGGGTCAGACGCCAGGAGACGCTGCCTTCCCTCCGGCTGTTCCCTTTGGCTCAAATGTTCACTCAGCATGTCTGTGCCGAGCCGGGCTCTGGGCTCTAGTGTTAGaaacacagcagtgaacaaaatggacAATTACATTTTCTTGTGAAGCTTGCATTCTAGTGAGAAACATTATGGACATGTGTGCAAATAACCATATAATATGTCCGGCAGGGATTTTTTCAAAGGCAAGCTAATGGATTTGAAAATGATGGGGTGTACAGTATTTTACAGAGTGGATGGGGAGGCCTCCCTGAGCAGTAACACTTGAGCCAAGGCCTGAGGTAAATGAACCACACAGCTGAGGGAAGGGAACTCTTGGGTAGAAGGATCCAGAGGAATACTGTTTGGTGTTTGTGAGGAACAGCCTGGCGTCCAGGGAGGCTGGAACAGAGCTGGAAGAGGCGGGGTAGGTGTGGTGGGCAGAGGTGGGCGGGGGCCACTGTGGGCCCCTTCACAGGCTTGGCTTTTCCCCCGAGCAAGATGAAAGCCAGTGGAGGgctctgagcagaggagggacgtCCTCTgccatgtatattttaaaaggatcactgtGTGTGCCATGTAGGTGATAAATTATAGGGGCTaagggcagaagcaggagggCCGTCAGGAGGCTGACTGTAAACCAGGTGAGAGAGGGTGATATTTTTGGAGCAAGGTGATAGCAACGGAGGTGAGGGGTGGTTGGATCCTGGCTGTTTTTAGAGGCTGAACAGCCAGATGCCCTGCTAAATTgttaagagaaaaaggagagtggAGGATAACTTTGCTGCTTTGGGCCTGAGCCGCTGGGAGGGCGTGTGCTGTATGACCTGGCAGAGactgagggaggaggcagcaTAGGGGGAAGACGGAGAGCCGGCGGGGGACATGTTCGCTCTGGGCGACATTAGCCGTCTGAGTGGACAGCGCGGGCTGGCCGTCAGCCCTACAAGTTAGGGATTcggggaggaggctggagcagCAGACACGGGTGTTGCCCGGCTACGTGAGGACGGAAGTGGGAGGATGTGCGCCCCATTGCTTTCCGTTCAGGCTACCGtgtctgttttggtttttccCTCTCACTGGTCACTAGAGGCCTAAGGCAGTGTGATGATGGGGCTAGGTCCAGCGTTTGTACAACCCGGTGGCATCAAAGCTGGGGACCAGAGGGCATTTCTGGTTTTAGCAAACACTCCAGGTGACTCTCCTGCAGGTGACCCAGGGACCATTCCTTGAGAAGCACTGCTGAAGGTCCCTCATCCCTTCCTCTTTGGTCGTGGACAGGCCCACCTCCCTGAGTTCTTGTGTTGCTCACCCCAGATGACATGAGTGGGtcctcccatccctcctccagCCTGCACCTCTAGGCTTGGCCCGACATGTGCATAGAAGGAGAAAGACACTTATCGGGGGAGAGAAGCCAGTACAAAATCAGAATGCCATTTATAAGAGCAGCGGTTAGTCCCATGAAGTAAACCAGGATCACCATGTGTGCCTAACGCGTCATTAGCGTTTACTTGTCACGCCGTACCTTGTGAGTCATCGTAGAGTTTCTGAGATCGGCACTCTGATTCACGTCAGCGTATTTCCTTTCTGAGAGTCTCAGTTAGTGCTCCCAGGGGTCAGCTTCCTTCATGGGGAGTCCCCTTTCCCAGAATAGTGCTCTTGTCTTCTGTATACCAGCAGATGTATTGATAAATTGTTAGCAGTTGATTGTATTAAAAGCTTATGAATTGGTTTTTATGAATCACTAAGGATTTTATATGCTGCTTTCTCTTAAGTAAACCTTTAGGATGATCTTTGCTTTTGGAGTTGGCACTACAAGATCCTTGGGAAATAGAGTCAAATGAGATAGTATTGGGGGAAGAAATGATGGGAAACGACAGCACTGTGCTAATATGGTTTATTCTGACAATAACTTGTGCTGGGGACAGTACCTCTGCGACTTAGTGTGACCACAGTCACCTGACAGTCCACGTCATTGGTGTAAATTCCCCAGGCATGGATCCACAATGTTCATAGATGACCTAGGCCTGCAGCCTCACACACACCCTCTATGTACCACAGTTCATCAAAGATGAACTGATTGAATCGTAACAAACCTTCTCCCTGCCTTTTAGGATGGCTGCTCTTCTTCTAAAGAGGCTAACATTACAGACcataaagactgaaaataattGCATTAGCAGGTGTCTTGGTAAATACATCCTGCACAAGACCATACCAGCGCAGCTGTCCCTTGGAGCTTCTGTCCCAAGACTGTCTTACCTGGTTCATGCAAAAGCTTTCAGTACTGCTGCGGACACCcaggatgaaagaaagaagaagaaaaagagtgagCCAGCTTTTAGCAACATCGGCAGAAAAATTCATGAGCGAGTCATTCACGTGCTGGATGAGGCAGGCAATGATTTGGGAAACATGCACCGAGCAGACGTGATCAGGCTCATGAATGAGCGGGACCTGAGGCTCGTTAAACGGGACAGCGGCGTGGAGCCTCCGCAGTACCAGCTCCTGACGGGGGCACAGATTCACAAGGAGCAGCTGAGACTTCGGGAACTGGAAAAGGCCCGCCCCAAACCTGGTAGGTGTCGTGCTGTCTGCAAACCGAGTCCTCGGGACCACAGACCAGCAGTTGAGAGCAGCATCTGCCAAGGTGCTCATGACCGTGGGGATGTAAAAAAACAGGGACATTCACAGTCTCACCACCAGTGCCCACAACTTCAGCTCTCCCTTATTTCcgttcctcttctttttcccttgatGCCCTGTGGTCagcattcttttcctttaagcctgtgtaaaaggaggggaaaataaGGTAAACACCCCAAAGTGAGGGAACCTCTTTCCCCTTGGTCCTTAGCTCTGTCTCTGATCTGGGGGTGGCAGAGCCACTGGCGGCAGGCCTTGGAGTGCCCGTTCCAGGCCTGGGCCACCCTTTCCCCATCTCTGAAATGGAGGTGCTTGGCTAATTGCCTGGAAGCACTTTCCAATCTCCGAGGTGATTCACAGAGCACCTCTCACACCCCAGTGTCTTGTTACAGTATTGGTAAGGAATGCCCATGTACACATTTTGCCGGTCACCTTACAATGCCCTTGTCATTGATGCCTTCATGGAACCATGAATTGGATAGTGAGTGAAGATTTTTCATGATTCCCACTGAGTGCTGATCGTTACGAAAGATTGTTTTCTGTTAAACAGCCTGGGACAGGGACCAGGAGACTGGTCCCGAAGCTGCCACAGTGAGGTTGTATGTCTTAAGAAAATCATACACTATCTGTGGCTCACTTTTGTAACAGCACATTCAACAAGGATGTTgactaga
Coding sequences within it:
- the MTIF3 gene encoding translation initiation factor IF-3, mitochondrial; the encoded protein is MAALLLKRLTLQTIKTENNCISRCLGKYILHKTIPAQLSLGASVPRLSYLVHAKAFSTAADTQDERKKKKKSEPAFSNIGRKIHERVIHVLDEAGNDLGNMHRADVIRLMNERDLRLVKRDSGVEPPQYQLLTGAQIHKEQLRLRELEKARPKPGPTLTKELTFSSTIGQHDLDTKNKQIQQWIEKKYKVQITIKKGKNTEEPEHKMEEICNQILQTMPGIATFSSRPQPVRGGKAVMCVLRHLSTKEENAYRETQGTQKGDTLNKENRNNQESDVVHQ